The Acanthopagrus latus isolate v.2019 chromosome 6, fAcaLat1.1, whole genome shotgun sequence genome includes a region encoding these proteins:
- the nmur3 gene encoding neuromedin-U receptor 2, with translation MEPPLQCSLSNVSKLFHNASMPLNTTGNYTADPFTEFNLSEILGPKRSPFFLPVTGVYLLIFLTGLSGNLLTCVVIARHKKMRNPTNLYLVSLAVSDLLVLLFGMPLEIYDLWQNYPFPFGEGGCYFKTFLFETVCFASILNVTALSVERYIAVLHPLKTRYLSTNQHAKRVITILWAVSMTCAIPNTSLHGIFYLPERMEESAICTVLKPLWIYNMVMQITTVCFFFVPMMVISVLYLVMGVHLGRERRQPSGTLGKNCGSSTRRKISVNGRRRQVNKMLSIVVAVFGVCWAPFHIERLLWSSISQWTDLMHNIYQYVHILSGVLFYLSSAVNPIIYSLLSTRFRECFRELMCSQAEDNSSVRDSPPFPKILLDPTGSSSRAQAECKDSNAFIPLLSPNMTLSTDTAILTCVCDDATCKTSVF, from the exons ATGGAGCCCCCTTTGCAGTGCTCCCTTTCAAACGTATCTAAACTGTTCCACAACGCCAGCATGCCACTAAACACCACTGGGAATTACACTGCCGACCCGTTCACTGAATTCAACCTCTCTGAAATCCTGGGTCCAAAACGCTCTCCCTTCTTCCTGCCTGTGACCGGCGTTTACCTTCTCATCTTTCTCACCGGCCTGTCCGGGAATCTGCTCACATGCGTGGTGATAGCGCGGCACAAGAAAATGCGAAACCCCACCAACCTGTACCTGGTGAGCCTGGCTGTGTCGGACCTCCTGGTCCTTTTGTTCGGCATGCCGCTGGAGATTTACGACCTGTGGCAGAACTATCCCTTCCCCTTTGGCGAGGGCGGCTGCTACTTCAAGACCTTCCTCTTTGAGACGGTCTGCTTCGCCTCGATCCTCAACGTCACAGCTCTGAGCGTGGAGAGGTACATCGCTGTGCTGCACCCGCTCAAAACAAGGTACCTGTCGACCAACCAGCACGCCAAGCGGGTGATCACCATCCTGTGGGCTGTGTCGATGACCTGTGCCATCCCCAACACCTCGCTGCACGGCATCTTCTACCTTccggagaggatggaggagtcGGCCATATGCACCGTGCTGAAGCCCCTGTGGATCTATAACATGGTCATGCAGATCACCAccgtgtgtttcttttttgtgccCATGATGGTGATCAGCGTGCTCTACCTGGTGATGGGTGTCCACCTGGGCAGGGAGAGGCGGCAGCCCAGCGGGACCCTGGGAAAGAACTGTGGCAGCAGCACCCGAAGGAAGATCAGCGTGAACGGGCGCAGGAGACAGGTCAACAAGATGCTTT CGATCGTGGTTGCAGTGTTCGGAGTCTGCTGGGCGCCCTTTCACATCGAGCGGCTCCTGTGGAGTTCCATCAGCCAGTGGACCGATCTGATGCACAACATTTATCAGTACGTCCACATCCTGTCGGGCGTCCTCTTCTACCTCAGCTCAGCAGTCAACCCTATCATCTACAGCCTGCTCTCCACGCGGTTCAGGGAGTGTTTCCGAGAACTCATGTGCTCCCAGGCGGAGGATAACAGCTCCGTCAGAGACTCGCCGCCCTTCCCCAAGATTTTACTGGACCCGACTGGATCCAGCTCCAGAGCTCAGGCTGAGTGTAAGGACTCCAACGCTTTCATCCCCTTGCTGTCTCCTAACATGACACTGAGCACGGACACCGCGATCCTCACGTGTGTTTGTGACGACGCAACCTGCAAGACCTCTGTGTTCTAa